A genomic segment from Antedon mediterranea chromosome 6, ecAntMedi1.1, whole genome shotgun sequence encodes:
- the LOC140051163 gene encoding EF-hand calcium-binding domain-containing protein 6-like, with amino-acid sequence MSQAGVDSRPGTQASGRVGLNLPKIQHPLSRLGNPDKLNVRGLSSRQGRPTTQPRLSDEIPFLAPRLTKSSHGNRESEDLKRSFPKIPRPFSQSLPVHIEESDNENKTKIPIFGSRADMLSRGESRGSTASRLPRPETKLRLEVDELEMILREKLKKNYYDIKKLFIANDPEGRGNLAREALHRALTAFLGRFLSTKHFNLLLIRLNLGDKQVIRLEEFHACFRETVNNDLPSWLDPINRHNLDKLTMTSAQVHAQLKEKARQRLVHIAELIPQINPGGSGRILKPEFRNALNKLLFYMDDDEFEKLWSKYDENGCGVINGVKLMNKLGISFSSGAENGQATRKRPLESQLSPRSGDRTSPRRTLKKSEVDRAKSLDVENWLKNKFREGFKKMKKEFSNRDPQGTGEIDRMDFQRILAKFELKLDNKQLNDFLARCSITSRKDGRVSYREFLQRFQDRSEEGIPHKILANPKHRYNKSERSGSPGACTTITAVETKLMSMFQAEFLSLLGTFHKIDKMHTDVLSQEEFRAAIESRFGIDMSDDEYATLVDNLPLDDEGNVKYPQFMAQFDTRNIGAPSLFDTKSEYYREEREEPEELMETEEPEEYSKPMDFREFKKGRSNEQLSLMLKKLVRERYHDVEAAFNELDESNTKKLTQSTMYYMLKKLGVKPEVTRGEISRLWDTFITTQNRMLDFQQFVRHFVYNPQESAFPNAKIMPPKRGDADFLIRSRKLNCAGDMLEDNLRSKVDYMWNDLRTEFLNLDKFGTGYITREEFRDVLQELCIQLNHLELDILCKKFDINRDGRVSYIEFLKPFALRKQTHRYGNNMLDVLTHPQSEVPIAPIVNEPHKGLTGITAKLRQKLVGDWRNLRRAFKKLDKGNTGYLTVPEFRNTLKLCNIVLNEEEVYHVMSDFDEYMDGKINYHRFISETFRSDMSR; translated from the exons ATGTCTCAGGCAGGCGTTGATAGCCGGCCAGGCACGCAAGCAAGTGGTAGAGTTGGTTTAAATCTACCAAAAATTCAGCACCCCCTTTCTCGACTAGGAAACCCTGACAAACTGAATGTAAGAGGCCTATCTAGCAGGCAAGGACGACCCACGACACAACCCAGGCTTTCGGATGAAATACCGTTTTTAGCACCAAGACTGACGAAGAGCTCTCATGGAAATAGAGAAAGTGAGGATTTAAAACGTTCGTTTCCTAAAATCCCACGGCCATTTTCACAAAGTTTGCCTGTTCACATAGAGGAAAGTGATAACGAAAACAAAACCAAGATTCCTATATTTG ggTCAAGAGCTGATATGCTGAGTAGGGGTGAGAGCCGTGGAAGTACCGCATCCCGCTTACCAAGACCTGAAACAAAACTTAGGCTGGAAGTTGATGAG TTGGAGATGATTTTACGagaaaagttaaagaaaaattacTACGACATTAAAAAGTTATTCATTGCGAACGATCCCGAAGGCAGAGGTAACCTGGCTCGCGAGGCTCTCCATCGGGCGCTCACTGCATTCCTTGGTCGATTCCTTAGCACCAAGCATTTCAACCTATTGCTGATTAG ATTAAATCTTGGTGACAAGCAAGTGATTCGTCTAGAAGAGTTCCATGCATGTTTTAGAGAAACTGTCAACAATGATCTACCGTCTTGGCTTGATCCCATAAATCGACATAACCTGGATAAACTTACAATGACGTCAGCGCAAGTGCACGCGCAGCTAAAGGAAAAGGCTCGACAAAG ACTAGTTCATATTGCTGAGTTAATACCGCAGATAAATCCAGGTGGTAGTGGGCGAATCTTAAAACCAGAATTTAGAAACGCTCTcaacaaattgttattttatatggATGATGACGAATTCGAAAAGCTCTGGTCCAA GTATGATGAGAATGGATGCGGTGTCATAAACGGCGTAAAACTAATGAACAAGTTAGGCATATCTTTTAGTTCTGGTGCAGAAAATGGACAAGCAACACGAAAACGTCCATTGGAAAGTCAATTAAGCCCACGAAGCGGTGATAGAACATCTC cGCGAAGAACTCTAAAGAAGTCCGAGGTAGATCGAGCAAAATCTCTAGATGTCGAGAATTGGTTAAAGAACAAATTCAGAGAGGGATTTAAGAAGATGAAAAAGGAATTTAGTAATCGCGACCCACAGGGAACTGGAGAG ATTGACCGAATGGATTTTCAGAGAATTCTTGCAAAGTTTGAATTAAAATTGGACAATAAACAGCTGAACGATTTTTTGGCACGGTGCTCTATTACCAGTAGAAAAGACGGCAGAGTGTCATACAGAGAGTTCCTTCAGCGATTTCAGGACAGGAGCGAAGAAGGAATTCCGCACAAGATTTTGGCAAATCCTAAGCATAG ataCAACAAAAGCGAACGAAGTGGTAGCCCTGGTGCTTGCACAACAATAACTGCCGTAGAGACCAAATTGATGTCAATGTTCCAAGCGGAATTCTTATCATTACTCGGAACCTTTCA TAAAATTGACAAAATGCACACAGACGTGTTGTCGCAGGAGGAGTTTAGAGCTGCGATTGAAAGCCGCTTTGGTATCGACATGTCTGATGACGAGTACGCTACTCTTGTTGATAATTTACCTCTTGACGACGAAGGAAACGTAAAATACCCACAATTCATGGCGCAATTTGACACCag AAACATCGGTGCTCCGAGTTTGTTTGACACAAAGTCCGAGTACTACCGAGAAGAACGAGAAGAACCAGAAGAGCTAATGGAGACAGAAGAACCCGAAGAATACAGCAAACCTATGGACTTTAGAGAGTTCAAGAAGGGTCGATCGAACGAACAG CTCTCTTTAATGCTGAAGAAATTAGTAAGAGAACGTTATCATGACGTAGAAGCTGCCTTTAACGAGCTCGACGAATCAAACACAAAGAAACTGACACAATCGACGATGTACTATATGTTAAAAAA ACTTGGAGTGAAGCCAGAGGTAACAAGAGGAGAAATCAGTAGACTTTGGGATACGTTTATCACTACTCAAAATCGTATGCTCGACTTTCAGCAATTTGTTCgtcattttgtatataatccCCAGGAATCCGCATTCCCAAATGCAAAGATCATGCCACCGAAAAGAGGTGATGCCGATTTTCTGATTCGTTCGCGTAAGCTGAACTGCGCAGGCGACATGTTAGAAGACAACCTGAGATCAAAGGTCGATTACATGTGGAACGATCTTAGAACAGAATTTCTGAATTTGGACAAGTTTGGCACCGGTTACATAACAAGAGAGGAGTTCAGAGACGTTCTGCAAGAACTCTGTATTCAGCTCAACCATCTCGAGTTGGATATTCTTTGCAAGAAGTTTGATATAAATAGAGATGGCAG GGTTTCATACATTGAATTCCTAAAACCATTTGCTCTTCGAAAACAAACTCATCGATATGGTAACAACATGTTAGATGTTCTGACGCATCCTCAATCCGAGGTACCGATTGCTCCTATTGTCAACGAACCGCACAAGGGACTAACTGGAATAACGGCCAAATTGCGACAAAAG TTGGTGGGAGATTGGCGGAATTTACGTCGAGCGTTCAAAAAACTTGACAAAGGCAACACAGGGTATCTGACCGTACCAGAATTCAGAAATACACTAAAActttgtaatattgtattaaacGAAGAAGAGGTCTATCACGTCATGTCCGACTTTGACGAATACATGGATGGGAAGATTAATTACCATCGGTTTATTAGCGAAACCTTCCGATCAGATATGAGCAGATGA